Proteins found in one Pocillopora verrucosa isolate sample1 chromosome 12, ASM3666991v2, whole genome shotgun sequence genomic segment:
- the LOC131797772 gene encoding adhesion G protein-coupled receptor L4-like isoform X1 — protein MESRLLKFCLWLLTITALTSLFARTVKANGITTQNSHGKLLECSATANSSMAVFLTRKESGKSHKTPNNGNFSSPYRPLHSKRKFTIIEKLVATRQHGYCKVLVRTKSDARLSVRFLPVQIQGPHLRIVSWLPVTLQDTQPIYKLFMQWRSNDGRIYNRLLCEGNRTSCKVIGRLPLPHRMYVNVIVKKPVHNFGEGNILTYPTENVSLPVPEEKPTKPARASGNSTTGNSTTFLKVEIVSYDWNFVNLSWNAIETGNSHVTYRVTAKRGNKAINLVTPKKSMALSSLKQLTRYEIKVQALENNSVPLASAAVSFITGDRNECKEMPDPCFDRAQCINTKGSYFCRCPLGWTFDGKACKELSQHEKRGAFCDTERFLNIIWPVTSQGQMAFSRCPVGSRGIAKRECLEVFGESTSKWGVPDLSECVSDKMINIAQQLDDPDVDVTEISMQLVNATDVNTHAQAPLQAGDLKLVVDLIEKISQKSLGTMQYLPPAIRDETIKKITKAIVKSSSNILDDKALESWKFMPEDSRAAEANKLLKGVDGIALHLAKTAVASNAIISEASNVVLSAKSISDVKPTAQRMPPTNKIMRNLTSSTVLLPGSVLMQQRNEGNQGMTQYITFVSYRNLEALMQPSADEKSSNSTEDESGLGKIESEITSVSLHPMKINSFEDPVIITMKSKQNNDKLQANCVFWNVSGPRGFWSQTGCNLKERNSSHTTCQCYHLTSFAVLMRITDMPENDTMEKHKFALSLISLVGISISVAALALAFLTFAFLRFKNTRHRYFVHANLALSLGLAETLFLFGITKTANKLICKIIAITLHYLFLVSFCWMAVEGVVLYLLLVKIFRTKTRPARDRTVFFTFSWGIPVIVVAVSAVPFYEGYGTEEFCWLSIERRSTWAFVGPVLLICLFNFVCLGKTFMIMAARGRTKKEDTSIEKIRYWSKGCALLSCLLGLTWILGVFVVNQDTIFMAYLFNIFNTLQGLFIFVFHCIGDEKVRAEYLRIIRCQTRAQAYGVARPWWSKSDSLSRSRTWEERQGKVYRRSTLQSNIDCSKPQGSIQRRTNTITRPEDVAFLERFVYKPPAEVTNIYGTVEDENLQKNVEQAETQLFEEQDENQTDGQNELGSCTPTLHQDPEQSRTEHVSLETGLTCSCNSASLSNLPDVIQTDYKENYKAKNDSTV, from the exons ATGGAGTCAAGACTCCTGAAGTTTTGTCTCTGGCTATTAACAATAACTGCTCTGACAAGTTTATTTGCGAGAACAGTCAAAGCCAACGGAATTACAACTCAAAACA gtcaTGGAAAACTTCTCGAATGCTCTGCCACCGCAAATTCTTCAATGGCGGTTTTTCTGACGCGGAAAGAGTCTGGCAAAAGTCATAAAACTCCCAACAATGGAAATTTTTCT aGTCCTTACAGACCTTTGCattccaaaagaaaattcacaATTATCGAAAAACTTGTTGCTACAAGGCAACATGGTTATTGTAAAGTACTCGTAAGAACAAAGAGCGACG CTCGATTGTCTGTCCGTTTCCTTCCTGTCCAAATACAAGGACCTCACCTCCGAATTGTTTCATGGTTACCTGTGACACTGCAGGACACCCAACCCATATATAAATTGTTTATGCAGTGGAGAAGCAATGATGGACGTATTTATAACCGCTTACTCTGCGAAGGAAACCGAACGTCTTGCAAAGTTATAGGAAGACTTCCCCTACCTCATCGCATGTATGTCAATGTTATTGTGAAGAAACCAGTTCATAACTTTGGAGAAGGGAACATACTTACATACCCTACAGAAAATGTTTCGCTTCCTGTACCTGAAGAGAAACCAACGAAACCAG CTCGTGCCTCAGGTAACAGTACAACAGGTAACAGTACAACTTTCTTGAAAGTTGAAATCGTTAGTTATGACTGGAATTTCGTCAATCTATCATGGAATGCAATTGAGACTGGAAATAGTCACGTGACCTACCGAGTTACAGCCAAAAGAGGTAATAAAGCCATTAATTTGGTGACGCCAAAAAAATCCATGGCATTATCAAGCCTGAAGCAACTGACAAGATATGAAATTAAAGTGCAGGCTCTGGAAAATAACAGCGTTCCTCTTGCATCAGCTGCGGTCAGTTTTATCACAGGAG ATAGAAACGAATGTAAAGAAATGCCAGATCCATGTTTCGATCGCGCCCAATGTATCAACACCAAAGGAAGCTACTTTTGTCGTTGTCCTCTTGGATGGACTTTTGACGGGAAAGCATGCAAAG AACTGTCACAACATGAAAAAAGAGGGGCATTTTGCGACACTGAAAGATTCCTAAACATCATATGGCCGGTGACGTCACAAGGACAAATGGCTTTCTCTAGGTGTCCAGTTGGATCAAGAG GTATCGCTAAGAGAGAGTGTTTGGAAGTTTTCGGCGAAAGCACATCTAAATGGGGTGTCCCTGATCTCAGTGAATGCGTCTCggataaaatgataaatatcgCCCAACAG CTGGATGATCCCGACGTCGATGTCACCGAAATTTCCATGCAGCTTGTTAATGCTACTGACGTTAACACGCATGCACAAGCTCCACTTCAAGCCGGTGACCTTAAACTGGTCGTTGACCTCATAGAGAAGATTTCTCAAAAGAGCCTGGGAACAATGCAGTACTTACCACCTGCCATAAGAGacgaaacaataaaaaagattacAAAG gcCATAGTGAAGTCTTCCAGTAATATTCTAGACGACAAAGCTCTTGAATCCTGGAAATTTATGCCAGAG GACTCGAGGGCCGCTGAAGCAAATAAGCTTTTAAAAGGAGTTGATGGTATTGCTCTCCATTTGGCCAAAACAGCTGTTGCGAGTAATGCAATCATATCTGAGGCCTCAAACGTCG TGTTGAGTGCTAAATCTATCAGCGACGTCAAACCGACTGCCCAGCGGATGCCACCGACAAACAAGATCATGCGCAATCTTACTTCTAGCACTGTCTTGTTACCAGGCTCCGTGTTAATGCAACAACGGAATGAAGGAAACCAGG GCATGACCCAGTATATTACATTCGTATCATACCGTAACCTTGAAGCTTTGATGCAGCCAAGCGCAGATGAGAA ATCCTCTAACTCCACGGAAGATGAGAGTGGCTTGGGTAAAATCGAATCTGAAATTACGTCAGTTTCACTGCACCCGATGAAAATAAACAGCTTTGAAGACCCAGTCATCATAACCATGAAAAGCAAACAG AATAACGACAAACTCCAAGCTAACTGTGTTTTCTGGAATGTGTCTGG tcccAGAGGTTTCTGGTCGCAAACAGGCTGTAATTTAAAGGAAAGGAATTCAAGCCATACCACTTGTCAGTGTTACCATCTAACAAGCTTTGCCGTGCTCATGCGCATAACAGACATGCCAGAAAATGACACAATG GAGAAACATAAATTTGCCTTGAGTCTTATTTCATTGGTTGGTATTAGCATTTCCGTCGCAGCTTTGGCCCTCGCTTTTCTCACCTTTGCTTTCTTAAG GTTTAAAAACACGCGTCATCGTTATTTCGTTCACGCCAACCTAGCACTTTCTCTGGGTTTGGCAGAGACTTTGTTCCTGTTCGGCATAACTAAGACGGCGAATAAG ctaatttGCAAGATCATCGCCATCACCCTACACTACttatttttggtttcattttgtTGGATGGCTGTGGAGGGAGTCGTCCTCTATCTTCTGCTTGTGAAGATTTTCCGAACCAAAACTCGGCCAGCGAGAGATAGAACTGTTTTCTTTACGTTTAGTTGGG GCATCCCAGTAATCGTCGTGGCTGTGTCGGCTGTGCCTTTTTACGAAGGTTATGGCACGGAGGAATT CTGTTGGCTGTCAATTGAAAGGCGCTCTACTTGGGCGTTCGTAGGACCAGTTCTTTTAATCTGCTTG TTTAATTTCGTTTGTTTGGGGAAGACGTTTATGATCATGGCAGCTCGAGGACGAACGAAGAAGGAAGACACAAGCATTGAAAAAATAAG ATACTGGTCCAAAGGATGTGCTTTACTTTCGTGTCTCCTCGGCCTGACGTGGATACTTGGAGTTTTTGTAGTCAATCAAGACACCATATTTATGGcatatctttttaatattttcaacacCTTACAG GGCCTATTTATATTTGTCTTTCACTGCATCGGGGATGAAAAG GTACGCGCAGAATATTTACGTATAATCCGCTGTCAAACACGTGCGCAGGCCTATGGCGTTGCTCGGCCTTGGTGGAGCAAGTCGGACTCTTTAAGCCGATCTCGAACATGGGAGGAGAGGCAGGGGAAAGTTTACAGAAGGAGTACTCTTCAATCAAATATTGATTGCTCGAAg CCGCAAGGTTCAATTCAGCGGAGAACTAATACCATAACACGCCCCGAGGATGTTGCATTTCTAGAAAGATTTGTTTATAAACCACCCGCAGAAGTGACCAATATATATGGAACAGTTG AAGATGAAAATCTACAGAAAAACGTTGAACAGGCAGAAACTCAGCTATTTGAGGAACAAGACGAGAATCAAACTGACGGTCAAAATGAGTTGGGAAGCTGTACACCAACACTACATCAG GATCCAGAGCAAAGCAGAACAGAACACGTTTCGCTTGAAACCGGTTTGACTTGTTCCTGTAATAGTGCGTCATTATCGAATCTCCCGGATGTGATACAGACTGATTACAAAGAGAACTATAAGGCGAAAAATGACAGTACGGTGTGA
- the LOC131797772 gene encoding adhesion G protein-coupled receptor L4-like isoform X2, giving the protein MQWRSNDGRIYNRLLCEGNRTSCKVIGRLPLPHRMYVNVIVKKPVHNFGEGNILTYPTENVSLPVPEEKPTKPARASGNSTTGNSTTFLKVEIVSYDWNFVNLSWNAIETGNSHVTYRVTAKRGNKAINLVTPKKSMALSSLKQLTRYEIKVQALENNSVPLASAAVSFITGDRNECKEMPDPCFDRAQCINTKGSYFCRCPLGWTFDGKACKELSQHEKRGAFCDTERFLNIIWPVTSQGQMAFSRCPVGSRGIAKRECLEVFGESTSKWGVPDLSECVSDKMINIAQQLDDPDVDVTEISMQLVNATDVNTHAQAPLQAGDLKLVVDLIEKISQKSLGTMQYLPPAIRDETIKKITKAIVKSSSNILDDKALESWKFMPEDSRAAEANKLLKGVDGIALHLAKTAVASNAIISEASNVVLSAKSISDVKPTAQRMPPTNKIMRNLTSSTVLLPGSVLMQQRNEGNQGMTQYITFVSYRNLEALMQPSADEKSSNSTEDESGLGKIESEITSVSLHPMKINSFEDPVIITMKSKQNNDKLQANCVFWNVSGPRGFWSQTGCNLKERNSSHTTCQCYHLTSFAVLMRITDMPENDTMEKHKFALSLISLVGISISVAALALAFLTFAFLRFKNTRHRYFVHANLALSLGLAETLFLFGITKTANKLICKIIAITLHYLFLVSFCWMAVEGVVLYLLLVKIFRTKTRPARDRTVFFTFSWGIPVIVVAVSAVPFYEGYGTEEFCWLSIERRSTWAFVGPVLLICLFNFVCLGKTFMIMAARGRTKKEDTSIEKIRYWSKGCALLSCLLGLTWILGVFVVNQDTIFMAYLFNIFNTLQGLFIFVFHCIGDEKVRAEYLRIIRCQTRAQAYGVARPWWSKSDSLSRSRTWEERQGKVYRRSTLQSNIDCSKPQGSIQRRTNTITRPEDVAFLERFVYKPPAEVTNIYGTVEDENLQKNVEQAETQLFEEQDENQTDGQNELGSCTPTLHQDPEQSRTEHVSLETGLTCSCNSASLSNLPDVIQTDYKENYKAKNDSTV; this is encoded by the exons ATGCAGTGGAGAAGCAATGATGGACGTATTTATAACCGCTTACTCTGCGAAGGAAACCGAACGTCTTGCAAAGTTATAGGAAGACTTCCCCTACCTCATCGCATGTATGTCAATGTTATTGTGAAGAAACCAGTTCATAACTTTGGAGAAGGGAACATACTTACATACCCTACAGAAAATGTTTCGCTTCCTGTACCTGAAGAGAAACCAACGAAACCAG CTCGTGCCTCAGGTAACAGTACAACAGGTAACAGTACAACTTTCTTGAAAGTTGAAATCGTTAGTTATGACTGGAATTTCGTCAATCTATCATGGAATGCAATTGAGACTGGAAATAGTCACGTGACCTACCGAGTTACAGCCAAAAGAGGTAATAAAGCCATTAATTTGGTGACGCCAAAAAAATCCATGGCATTATCAAGCCTGAAGCAACTGACAAGATATGAAATTAAAGTGCAGGCTCTGGAAAATAACAGCGTTCCTCTTGCATCAGCTGCGGTCAGTTTTATCACAGGAG ATAGAAACGAATGTAAAGAAATGCCAGATCCATGTTTCGATCGCGCCCAATGTATCAACACCAAAGGAAGCTACTTTTGTCGTTGTCCTCTTGGATGGACTTTTGACGGGAAAGCATGCAAAG AACTGTCACAACATGAAAAAAGAGGGGCATTTTGCGACACTGAAAGATTCCTAAACATCATATGGCCGGTGACGTCACAAGGACAAATGGCTTTCTCTAGGTGTCCAGTTGGATCAAGAG GTATCGCTAAGAGAGAGTGTTTGGAAGTTTTCGGCGAAAGCACATCTAAATGGGGTGTCCCTGATCTCAGTGAATGCGTCTCggataaaatgataaatatcgCCCAACAG CTGGATGATCCCGACGTCGATGTCACCGAAATTTCCATGCAGCTTGTTAATGCTACTGACGTTAACACGCATGCACAAGCTCCACTTCAAGCCGGTGACCTTAAACTGGTCGTTGACCTCATAGAGAAGATTTCTCAAAAGAGCCTGGGAACAATGCAGTACTTACCACCTGCCATAAGAGacgaaacaataaaaaagattacAAAG gcCATAGTGAAGTCTTCCAGTAATATTCTAGACGACAAAGCTCTTGAATCCTGGAAATTTATGCCAGAG GACTCGAGGGCCGCTGAAGCAAATAAGCTTTTAAAAGGAGTTGATGGTATTGCTCTCCATTTGGCCAAAACAGCTGTTGCGAGTAATGCAATCATATCTGAGGCCTCAAACGTCG TGTTGAGTGCTAAATCTATCAGCGACGTCAAACCGACTGCCCAGCGGATGCCACCGACAAACAAGATCATGCGCAATCTTACTTCTAGCACTGTCTTGTTACCAGGCTCCGTGTTAATGCAACAACGGAATGAAGGAAACCAGG GCATGACCCAGTATATTACATTCGTATCATACCGTAACCTTGAAGCTTTGATGCAGCCAAGCGCAGATGAGAA ATCCTCTAACTCCACGGAAGATGAGAGTGGCTTGGGTAAAATCGAATCTGAAATTACGTCAGTTTCACTGCACCCGATGAAAATAAACAGCTTTGAAGACCCAGTCATCATAACCATGAAAAGCAAACAG AATAACGACAAACTCCAAGCTAACTGTGTTTTCTGGAATGTGTCTGG tcccAGAGGTTTCTGGTCGCAAACAGGCTGTAATTTAAAGGAAAGGAATTCAAGCCATACCACTTGTCAGTGTTACCATCTAACAAGCTTTGCCGTGCTCATGCGCATAACAGACATGCCAGAAAATGACACAATG GAGAAACATAAATTTGCCTTGAGTCTTATTTCATTGGTTGGTATTAGCATTTCCGTCGCAGCTTTGGCCCTCGCTTTTCTCACCTTTGCTTTCTTAAG GTTTAAAAACACGCGTCATCGTTATTTCGTTCACGCCAACCTAGCACTTTCTCTGGGTTTGGCAGAGACTTTGTTCCTGTTCGGCATAACTAAGACGGCGAATAAG ctaatttGCAAGATCATCGCCATCACCCTACACTACttatttttggtttcattttgtTGGATGGCTGTGGAGGGAGTCGTCCTCTATCTTCTGCTTGTGAAGATTTTCCGAACCAAAACTCGGCCAGCGAGAGATAGAACTGTTTTCTTTACGTTTAGTTGGG GCATCCCAGTAATCGTCGTGGCTGTGTCGGCTGTGCCTTTTTACGAAGGTTATGGCACGGAGGAATT CTGTTGGCTGTCAATTGAAAGGCGCTCTACTTGGGCGTTCGTAGGACCAGTTCTTTTAATCTGCTTG TTTAATTTCGTTTGTTTGGGGAAGACGTTTATGATCATGGCAGCTCGAGGACGAACGAAGAAGGAAGACACAAGCATTGAAAAAATAAG ATACTGGTCCAAAGGATGTGCTTTACTTTCGTGTCTCCTCGGCCTGACGTGGATACTTGGAGTTTTTGTAGTCAATCAAGACACCATATTTATGGcatatctttttaatattttcaacacCTTACAG GGCCTATTTATATTTGTCTTTCACTGCATCGGGGATGAAAAG GTACGCGCAGAATATTTACGTATAATCCGCTGTCAAACACGTGCGCAGGCCTATGGCGTTGCTCGGCCTTGGTGGAGCAAGTCGGACTCTTTAAGCCGATCTCGAACATGGGAGGAGAGGCAGGGGAAAGTTTACAGAAGGAGTACTCTTCAATCAAATATTGATTGCTCGAAg CCGCAAGGTTCAATTCAGCGGAGAACTAATACCATAACACGCCCCGAGGATGTTGCATTTCTAGAAAGATTTGTTTATAAACCACCCGCAGAAGTGACCAATATATATGGAACAGTTG AAGATGAAAATCTACAGAAAAACGTTGAACAGGCAGAAACTCAGCTATTTGAGGAACAAGACGAGAATCAAACTGACGGTCAAAATGAGTTGGGAAGCTGTACACCAACACTACATCAG GATCCAGAGCAAAGCAGAACAGAACACGTTTCGCTTGAAACCGGTTTGACTTGTTCCTGTAATAGTGCGTCATTATCGAATCTCCCGGATGTGATACAGACTGATTACAAAGAGAACTATAAGGCGAAAAATGACAGTACGGTGTGA